A genome region from Setaria italica strain Yugu1 chromosome III, Setaria_italica_v2.0, whole genome shotgun sequence includes the following:
- the LOC101769328 gene encoding uncharacterized protein LOC101769328 — MHVVSYHHIPPSSSLPDSNHDMNRINNLTDAIYCEEQSNPMHTLPASRTTQFEDQAKTDQNNMVSGTLHVSEQRTGKCMTRKSAKYCSSFKYEIMSCPAPNVDAAMSLFGYMCADDSTLKSMPVIQFGSTPLTCDMIAQSFADGAIPDSTFITGFVKCLSYDDYWIRPECHGYRIFFDAALSAILNVEGNKRDNSEPKYSQFAAVIAIQRCLPFTDLKKTKMVNLLFIHLHFSISGLYQE; from the exons ATGCAC GTTGTATCTTATC ATCATATACCACCCTCTTCTAGTTTGCCTGACAGCAACCATGATATGAATAGAATCAACAATCTCACTGATGCCATCTATTGTGAAGAGCAATCAAATCCTATGCATACTCTCCCTGCATCACGCACTACCCAATTTGAAGACCAAGCCAAAACT GATCAAAATAACATGGTGTCAGGCACTTTACATGTGTCAGAACAGAGAACAGGGAAATGCATGACACGGAAGTCTGCTAAATATTGTTCATCCTTCAAGTATGAAATTATGTCCTGTCCTGCACCCAATGTGGACGCAGCAATGAGTCTGTTTGGATACATGTGCGCTGATGACTCCACATTGAAAAG CATGCCGGTGATCCAGTTTGGTAGCACCCCTTTAACTTGTGACATGATTGCACAATCATTTGCTGATGGTGCAATTCCAGACTCAACTTTTATCACAGGATTTGTCAAATGTCTTAGCTATGATGATTATTGGATCAGACCCGAGTGCCATGGCTACAGAATTTTTTTTGATGCTGCCCTCTCA GCAATTCTCAATGTTGAGGGGAACAAAAGGGACAACTCCGAACCCAAATATAGCCAGTTTGCAGCAGTGATAGCCATCCAACGTTGTCTTCCTTTCACAGACTTGAAGAAGACGAAGATGGTAAATCTACTATTCATCCATTTACATTTTTCAATTTCAGGATTATATCAGGAATAA